TGCACTAAAGGGGCATTTTCCGCCATGGCCTCATCCAGATCAAAGACACCGGAAGAGGGTTCGGCATGGATGCGGATACATGCCATGGCACTGCGGATGGCCTCTTTGTTGTCAGCAATGATGAGGGCCAGGGGATCTCCGCAGTAGCGGATGCGGTCCTCCACAAGAACGGGCATATCCTTATGAATGATGCCCTGACGGTTGGAGCCCGGCACGTCTTTGGCCGTGAGAATGGCCACGATACCGGGAATCTGCCGGGCTTCTTCCAGCTCCAGTTTCAGAAGCCGTCCGCAGGGAAGGCCCGAGCGCAGGGCCTGGGCCAGAAGCCGCTTCTCCGGAAAGAGATCGGCCGCATAGGGTTCTCTGCCGCAGGCTTTGGCTCTGGCATCGCCCCTGGGCAGGGGATGGCCGATGGTCATGGGGGAGCGGGATGGGGGGGGAACTTTGGCGGGCATGGCTTCTCCGTATGATTCGGGTTTGACTGATCCTGCGTTTACTGTGGCTGTTTTTTCCTTGATCAGCCGGTTTTTTGCATCGCCGGGGCTTTAGCCGATGGAGCAGGAAAACCCATTGGGATTCCTTTATATGTTTTTACAGCAAGTTGCGGTGACATAGGGCCTTGGTCTGTTTCTGTATCGTTTTTTATAGTTTCTGGAACATAATGTAGGTATCCACATACCCCAGCACAGGGTGAAGGTAGCCCTCGGGAACGGTTCCCAGAATGCTGTAGCCCAGTTTCAGCCACAGTCTGACGGCCACCTCGTTGGAAGAAACCACCGCATTGAACTGCATGCCCCGGAACCCCTTTGCCCTGGCCATCTCCTGGGAGTGGAGGCAGAGATCTCTGGCAATGCCCTTTTCCCTTGCCCGTGGTGCCATCATGTATCCGCAGTTGCAGATATGGGCGCCGGGGCCTGCGGCGTTGGGCTTGAGGTAATAGGTGCCAAGGATTTCTTCCCCTTCTGCAGCCACATAGCAGGCCAGAGGAAGAGTACACCAGAGGGTATGGGCCTCTTCCATGTCCATATCCGGATTCAGGGTGTAGGTTTCCCTGTCCTTGAGAATTTTTTGGAATACGGGCCAGAAGCTTGTAAAATCTTCTTTTGTCATGTCTCGGATCTGCACGTTGTTTCTCCATGAAAAAGGGGGGACTTGTTTCAGTCGGTACAGACGGTCTGAGTCAGGTCGGGTTCTTACAGACACCCCCTTTCCTCCAGCACTTCTTCCAGAGCCGCGGCAAAGCTTTCCATGAGGGATTTTTCCCGTAAGGTGACGCGGATATGGTTGGGGTAGCGGAATCCCGTCATGGTGCGAACCATATACCCTTTACGAATCAGTTTGCGATAGGCAATCTGATCGTTGAACGGAAGTCTTGCGATGATATAGTTGCCTTCACCGGCTATGACGGTGAGCCCCATTGCTGTCAGTCTGGATTTCAGCCAGTATTTGGATTCCCATACCATCCGGCGGGTTTTTGCAATGTGTTCTTTGTCTCCGAAGGCGGCCATGGCTGCCTGCTGTGCGGCGCTGTTGATGGAATACACGATACGGGTGCGGCAAATATCAAAAACCGGATCTTTCTGGCCTATGAGGTACCCGATACGCAGGCCTGCAAGGCCGTACATCTTGGAAAAGGTACGAAAAATAAGAAGGTTGGGGTGTTCGCTCAGAAGTGCGAGGGTATCGGGAAAATCCACATTGTCCACAAATTCGCAGTAGGCTTCATCCACCACCACCATGGCTCTGCCATCCACGGCTTCCAGAAAATTTTTCAGGGTTTCCCTGTCCCAGAAGGTTCCGGTGGGGTTGTTGGGATTGCAGATGAAGAAAATTTTGGTTCGCTCATCCATGAAAGCCAGCATGGCTTCCGGATCAAAACCGTGATTCTTCATGGGCGTGAGCCTGGCTTCCACACCGGAAAATTCTGCCACCCACTCATATACGGCAAAGGTCTTGTCTGCGGTGATGATGTTGTCACCGGTTTCGCAATAGGCGGAAATGACAAACTGGATGATCTCGTTGGCCCCGTTGCCGCAGAGGATCTGATCCGGGGAGATGCCGAGCCGTTCTGCCATATGGCAGCGAAGGTCAAAGGCATCTCCGCTGGGGTAGATGGCCATTTCACCGGGCTTCAGTGTACGGATGGCTTCCAGAGCCGCAGGCGGAGGTCCAAGGGGATTTTCATTGTTATTGAGGCGATGGAGAACGGGGATGTCGTAGGCCTCCATCAGATAGTGATCGGGGCGGGAGGGTATGTACGGATCGATTTCCCGGATGAACTGGGGAACCAGCATGGAAGGGTGTTTTTTCATGCCAGATCTCCTTTCCCATGGAGCCGGGTTTCCAGTATGAGCAGATCTCCCTGCGCACCCCCTCCGGGCAGCAGGAGCACAGGTGTGAAGTTTTGTCGGGAGAGGGCGGGAATGAGGGATGCCTCTTCTGGTATAGCAAGGTCAAGGTGCATTTCGCAGAACTCTATCCCTTCTTTCTGAAGCCACTCAAGGTGGCCCTGAATGTTGGAAGCCATGTCTTCTCCGCCCATGAGAAGGCGCATGCGGCTTCTTTTTTCTTTTCTGTGAAGGGCAGTGGAAAATACACTGGGGCCTCTGGCTTCAGCAAGGGGTTTTTCCATCAGAATTTTTTTTCTTGGCAGGTCCTGGGTGCTTACCGCCGCTTCAATGAAAGTGGCAATCTCCGGTGTATAGTGGAGGGAGCCGCCCGCATCATCGGAGAGAGGGAAATGCCAGGCTGGTCGTCTCCCTGAGCCCGAGTGGCCGCCCGCAGGGATAAAGTATTCTTTCGGGAAACAGTCTTCATCGAAAAGCCTTGTCAGTACGCCGGAAAAGGGTTTACGGCCCACGCGCTCCAGGCAGTGACAGGCCAGGTCTGCGGCCATGCGTTGCCTTTCTCCGTGGGAGAAGACAAAGGGACCATAGCCTGTAAGCAGGCGTCCTTCGTCGGGAATACAGAAGGCGGCACCGCAGATATGTCCGGATTCCGTTTCTGCCAGAGCACCGAAAAGCCGTCCTTCTTCCGTAAGGGCGGAAAGTTTTGCCGGATGAAAGTTTTTGGCAGTAAAGCCTCTGTTCCGCAGGTGGTGAAAAAGCCTTTGTCCGCAGACAGCCATGGTTCCCGGGGTTGGCCGGATGAGGCGGTAAAAACTGTGAGTGTTCAGGGGCTGTGGAGCAGGCACGTTCTGAGCAAAAATTTTTTCCACGGAAAAAAGCATGTGGAGGCGGCCGCTTCCGTCCCTTTCCAGGGAAAAGGAGT
Above is a genomic segment from Desulfobotulus pelophilus containing:
- a CDS encoding GNAT family N-acetyltransferase, encoding MQIRDMTKEDFTSFWPVFQKILKDRETYTLNPDMDMEEAHTLWCTLPLACYVAAEGEEILGTYYLKPNAAGPGAHICNCGYMMAPRAREKGIARDLCLHSQEMARAKGFRGMQFNAVVSSNEVAVRLWLKLGYSILGTVPEGYLHPVLGYVDTYIMFQKL
- the hisC gene encoding histidinol-phosphate transaminase, which encodes MKKHPSMLVPQFIREIDPYIPSRPDHYLMEAYDIPVLHRLNNNENPLGPPPAALEAIRTLKPGEMAIYPSGDAFDLRCHMAERLGISPDQILCGNGANEIIQFVISAYCETGDNIITADKTFAVYEWVAEFSGVEARLTPMKNHGFDPEAMLAFMDERTKIFFICNPNNPTGTFWDRETLKNFLEAVDGRAMVVVDEAYCEFVDNVDFPDTLALLSEHPNLLIFRTFSKMYGLAGLRIGYLIGQKDPVFDICRTRIVYSINSAAQQAAMAAFGDKEHIAKTRRMVWESKYWLKSRLTAMGLTVIAGEGNYIIARLPFNDQIAYRKLIRKGYMVRTMTGFRYPNHIRVTLREKSLMESFAAALEEVLEERGCL